The sequence GAGGTAGTAGAGGATGGAGATCCAGTTGCCCTCGTCCGTGGGACAGCAAGGATACTCCAGCCCTAATCGCGCAATCATAGCGATCCCCAGCCCGACTAGGGCGAGCCCAAGGGAAAGAAAGCGATCAAACGTCGCAGCAGTCATCACCACCCTGTTGCTCATATTGTCACAATCCTCCAAACCCTGACTCTGCCGGACAGACAATCTTGCTCGTACCACGCGACGCGCCGGGTATTTGCCGCTGATCGGCAGTTCGAATCTGATCGTACCCCGCACGGCCGGGATTCGAGGCACATTGTCGGGCGGGGTATCATTGAATCTGCGATTGTCTCTCAACCTCCAAGGAAAATCACACAGAAAGCCGTCGGTATACCGCCACCGTCTCTGCCACCGTCCGCTCCCAAGAGAAAGTCTGGGCCCTGGCAAGCCCTTTTGCTATCGCCTCCCGCCGCCAGGCGTCATCCTCGAGCGCCCTGCGCAAGAAACCACGCAGACCTTTCACATCGTCGGGATCGTGCTGCAGGGCCGCATCCCCGGCCACCTCCGGCAGGGAGGCAGCATGGGAACAGACCACCGGCACCCCGGAGGCCATCGCCTCGAGCACCGGCAGGCCGAAGCCTTCGTACCGCGACGGATAGGCGAACGCCCGCGCCCCGGCATAAAGAGCAGGCAGGATTTTCTCGGGCACGTAGCCCAGATAGCGCGCCCAGCCCTGGCGCTGTGCTTTCTGGATGCGGGCGTGCAGGTCTTCGCTGCGCCAGCCCCGGTCCCCAGCCAGGACCAGGGGATAGCGGGTACGCAGGGAAAGCGGCAACCCCGCATAGGCTTCCAGCAGGACGGCGAGATTCTTGCGCGGCTCGATGGTGCCGACGAACAGGGCATAGCCACCCGGTTCCAGCCCCAGGGCATCCAGTTTCGGCGCCAACGTTTCCCGGCTGCGGGGATGATATTCCGCTGAGGCCGCCAGGGGGGTGGCGGTCACCTTGTCGGCCGGCCAGCCGTAATGGTCGATGACTTCCCGCCGGCTGAATTCGCTGACGGTGATGATATGGTCGGCGCGCCGCAGGGTGATGGGAAGCTCCTGTTCCATGAAGCGGACGCGCTCGGGGGGATGGCATGCCGGGAGGCGCACGTGGGAGAGATCATGGAAGGTGGCCACCCTGGGGCCGGGAAAGGGTGGCAGGAAGTAGTTGGGGCTGTGGAAAACATGATCGCCGTAGCGGCGTAGCACCGCCCAGCGCCAAGCGGGGGTCAGAAAGCGGTAAGCGGCTACTACCAGTCGGTTATGCAGGGCCCAGGCACGCAAAGCACGGGCCTGATCGGAACGGGGAGGAGGTTCTTTGATTGGCGTGGAGCTACAACCAATGCCGTTGAAATATTTTACTTTTCCAATCCCAGCCTGCTCAGACAGGTGGGTTGCCATTTCGAAAGCATAACGCCCCACCCCAGTGAGAGGGCTAAAAATCGCATCGGTAGCCAAAACAACCTTTATTCTGCTGTCGGGCATCATACCCATATCCCCACATCCGCCTGTTCCAGCATCGCCCGGTCGCCGGGGCTGTCGCCATAGGCATAGATTTTCTCCGGCCGGCCGATCTGTGCAAACAGAGTGTCGATGCGGCGCACCTTTTCCGCTCCGTGACAGTTGCCGCCGACGAGGCGGCCGGTGACGCGGTCATGCCGGTCCCGTTCCAGGACCGAGGTCAGGCAGAAGTCGAAGCCGGCGCTTTGAGCCCAGGGATTAAGATACACATCCAGTGAGGCGCTGATCAGGATGCAGAGATGGCCCTGACTTTGATGCCAGTGGAGGCGTTCGAGAGTGTCGGGTCGCAGCAGGGCAGGGATTCGTTCTTTGGCAAAGCGGGCCCCGTGTTCTGCGACCTGTTCCCAGGGCAATCCCCCCAGGGTCCGGGCCAGCAGGGCTTCCTTGGCGCGGCCATTGTCCAGCAGCTTGAGCGCGTAGCCGGCCAGCCAGGGTGAGGTCCGGACAAAATCCATTCCCAGCCGGAGAGGACCCCGCACCTGACGCAGGAAGGGGAGCAGGCTGTCACCTCGGGTCAAAGTGCCGTCGAAGTCGAACAGGGCGGCGGTTGTTTTCACAGCGAAAGCCGCTTGAAGAGGCGCTCGGGGATATGGCGGAGCACTCCCATGATCCAGTACCAGAACCAGGGCAGATAGACCTCGTCGCGTCGGCGGTCGATGGCCTGGACGATGCCGCGGGCGATAGTTTCCGGTTTGGCCCACAGGGGGCCTTTGGGGAAGGCGGCGGTCATGGGGGTATCGACGAAACCGGGCTTGATCGTCACCACGGCCACCCCCTTTTTGGCCAGGCGGTTGCGCAGTCCCTGGAGAAACAGGTCCAGCATGCCCTTGGCGCAGCCATAGACGTAGTTGCTCTGCCGTCCCCGGTCCCCGGCCACCGAGGCGATGGCGGCCAGGGTGCCGCGGCCGCGGGCCTCGAAGCGGTTGGCGGCTAGGGTCAGCAGGGAGACGGGACTGAGGGCGTTGGTGTGAATGGCATTGAGGGTTTCAGTCACCGAATTCTGACAGCGCTGCTGGTCCGGCAGGGTGCCATGGGCAACGAGGATGACATCCAGAGGACCCAGGGTGGCCTCGATCCGGTTCAGCAGGGCTTCGTGGTCGTCGATCCGGTCCAGGTCGGCCTGGAAGGTGTGGATGGTTTGGCCGGGGGCGGCGCGCACCCGGAGATCGGCCGCCAGGGCGGCCAGCTTGTCGGGATTGCGGCCCACCAGGGCCAGGTGGTCGCCGCGGGCGGCCCACAGGCGGGCGCAGTGGCCGGCGATGGCGGAGGTGGCGCCGAAGATGGCGATTCGTTGCATCAGGCTTCTCCTGTCACACGTCTCCAGAAACTGGAGGAAAATTGCGGGTCGATGAAGCGCTGGAAGTTTTCCCATTCGGGATAGGCTCGGCGGAATAACTCCCCGGGCATGCGCGCGTCCTTGGCCGGATACAGGCCCCCCCCAGCGTCGCGCACCACCGCGTCCAGCTCCCGGAACAGGGCTAGGGTTTCAGGGCCCCGGTTGGGGAAGTCCAGGGCCAGGGTGACCCCGGGGCGGGGGAAGGACAGCATTCCCGCAGACGGTTTGTCGCCGAAGGTCTTGAGCACCGCCAGAAACGAGCCGCTGCCACTGGCGGCGATGCACTGCAGTAATTCGGCCACCCCCTTGCGGGCTGCCTGCGGCGGCAGGACGCACTGGTACTGGAAGAAGCCGCGGCGGCCGTAGAGGCGGTTCCATTCCCGAATCCGGTCGAGAGGATAGAAGAAGGGCTGATAGTGGCTCAGCTGTCTTCCCTTACCCCGGGGCAGATGATAGTAGATCTGGTTGAACAGGCGCAGGCTGAGGGAATTGACTAGGGAGATGGGCGGCTCGAGCGGGAAGCGCCAGGAGCGAGACCTCCAGGCGAAGGGGTGCGCTTGCATGGGAGCATGGGCACCGGCCAGCAGCAGGCCGCGGCCGAGGCGGGCGGTGCAGTCGATCCAGGCGACGGTGTAGGGCCAGCGCCGTTCCAGTTCCCGGTTCAGGTCCCAGAAGCCGTCCAGGGTGGCGAAGCTGTGGGTTTCCGTCACCAGGGCCGGGTTGGCGATGGGTATCAGCTGCAGTTCCGCCCAGGTGATCAGGCCGGTCAGTCCCAGTCCGCCGACGGTGGCCCGGAACCAGTCCGGGTTTTTCTCCGGAGAGCAGAGCATGCGTGTGCCGTCGGAACGCAGTAGTTCGAGGCAGCGCACGTGATGGCCGAAGCTGCCGGCCACATGGTGGTTCTTGCCGTGGACGTCATTGGCGATGGCTCCGCCGACAGTGACGTACTGGGTGCCCGGAGTGACCGCCGGGAACCAGCCTTGGGGCACGGTCAGGTTCAAAATGTCCCGGAGCAGCACCCCGGCCTCGCAGCGCAGCCGCCCAGTGGCACGGTCAAAGACGATGAAGCGGTCCAGGGGGCGGGTGCGGAGCAGCACGCCGCCGGCATTGAGGCAGACATCGCCGTAGCTGCGGCCGTTGCCGTGGGGCAGTAAAGGACGGTCCGTCCCGGGGAGCGGGGCGTGGCGGTCCCACAGGTCGATGACCTGGGCGTGGGTGACACGGGGGTAGCGGTTCCAGGACTGGATCATGGGCTTTGCGGCAACGGTTGGGGTGGTCGGTTGAGGGCTTTGCCGCCGGCCAGCAGCGCCACGGCTCCCAGCGCTACGGCGAACCACAGGGTGGTCAGGCGGATGAGCAGGGTGGCGGCCACGGCATCGGCCTGGCCCACCCCGACCCAGAGCAGCAGCAGGGTCATGGCGGCCTCGGCTCCGCCGATGCCGCCGGGCAGGAAGCTGACCGCACCAGCGAGCATGGCCAGGGCGTAGATGGCACAGGCGATCACCAGGTCGATGGCATCATAACCCAGCCAGTGCAGCAGCAGATAGAAGGCATACCCTTCCGCGAACCAGGCTAACAGGCCCAGCCCGGTGGCGGGGGGAAGCAGCAAGGGATGGTGACACTGGCGAGTGTCAAGTACCAGGCCCAGCAGATGCCGCCCGAAGCGCAGCAGGCGGCCGGGGTGGCGTTGCAGCTTGTCGTGCCACCGGCGCAACCGGCCGGCACCGGCCAGCAGCACCAGGCCGGCGGCGATGGCCGCCAGGCCGTACTTCACCAGCGGCTCCCCCGGCGGGTAAAGCCGGCCGACGCCGGCCAGGGCCAGGAGGGCCACGGCCACCACGTCGGAAAGACGTTCGCTGACGAAGGCGGCGGTGCTGGAGACGTAGGGCATGCCCCGGGCCTTCAGGAACACCCCGCGCAGCATCTCGCCGGCCTTGCCCGGCGTGGTGGTGAGCGCGAAACCGGCAAAATAGATCAGGGCGCTGAGCCCGACAGGAGGACGGTGGCCGAGGGCGGTCAGATACAGTTGCCAGCGCAGGAAGCGCAGCAGGTAGTTGGTTAGCGAAAGCCCCAGCAGGACCGCCAGCCCCGGCCCCTCCACCTGGCGGAACACCGCCAGCACCTCGCGCCAGCCGGCCCACAGGGAAAAGGCCAGGTAACCGGCGGCAGCCAGTACCACCGACAGGATCAGGCCGGTCAGGCGCCGGTTGCG comes from Methylomarinovum caldicuralii and encodes:
- a CDS encoding FAD-binding oxidoreductase is translated as MIQSWNRYPRVTHAQVIDLWDRHAPLPGTDRPLLPHGNGRSYGDVCLNAGGVLLRTRPLDRFIVFDRATGRLRCEAGVLLRDILNLTVPQGWFPAVTPGTQYVTVGGAIANDVHGKNHHVAGSFGHHVRCLELLRSDGTRMLCSPEKNPDWFRATVGGLGLTGLITWAELQLIPIANPALVTETHSFATLDGFWDLNRELERRWPYTVAWIDCTARLGRGLLLAGAHAPMQAHPFAWRSRSWRFPLEPPISLVNSLSLRLFNQIYYHLPRGKGRQLSHYQPFFYPLDRIREWNRLYGRRGFFQYQCVLPPQAARKGVAELLQCIAASGSGSFLAVLKTFGDKPSAGMLSFPRPGVTLALDFPNRGPETLALFRELDAVVRDAGGGLYPAKDARMPGELFRRAYPEWENFQRFIDPQFSSSFWRRVTGEA
- a CDS encoding HAD-IB family hydrolase, producing the protein MKTTAALFDFDGTLTRGDSLLPFLRQVRGPLRLGMDFVRTSPWLAGYALKLLDNGRAKEALLARTLGGLPWEQVAEHGARFAKERIPALLRPDTLERLHWHQSQGHLCILISASLDVYLNPWAQSAGFDFCLTSVLERDRHDRVTGRLVGGNCHGAEKVRRIDTLFAQIGRPEKIYAYGDSPGDRAMLEQADVGIWV
- a CDS encoding lysylphosphatidylglycerol synthase transmembrane domain-containing protein; its protein translation is MARNRRLTGLILSVVLAAAGYLAFSLWAGWREVLAVFRQVEGPGLAVLLGLSLTNYLLRFLRWQLYLTALGHRPPVGLSALIYFAGFALTTTPGKAGEMLRGVFLKARGMPYVSSTAAFVSERLSDVVAVALLALAGVGRLYPPGEPLVKYGLAAIAAGLVLLAGAGRLRRWHDKLQRHPGRLLRFGRHLLGLVLDTRQCHHPLLLPPATGLGLLAWFAEGYAFYLLLHWLGYDAIDLVIACAIYALAMLAGAVSFLPGGIGGAEAAMTLLLLWVGVGQADAVAATLLIRLTTLWFAVALGAVALLAGGKALNRPPQPLPQSP
- a CDS encoding glycosyltransferase family 1 protein yields the protein MGMMPDSRIKVVLATDAIFSPLTGVGRYAFEMATHLSEQAGIGKVKYFNGIGCSSTPIKEPPPRSDQARALRAWALHNRLVVAAYRFLTPAWRWAVLRRYGDHVFHSPNYFLPPFPGPRVATFHDLSHVRLPACHPPERVRFMEQELPITLRRADHIITVSEFSRREVIDHYGWPADKVTATPLAASAEYHPRSRETLAPKLDALGLEPGGYALFVGTIEPRKNLAVLLEAYAGLPLSLRTRYPLVLAGDRGWRSEDLHARIQKAQRQGWARYLGYVPEKILPALYAGARAFAYPSRYEGFGLPVLEAMASGVPVVCSHAASLPEVAGDAALQHDPDDVKGLRGFLRRALEDDAWRREAIAKGLARAQTFSWERTVAETVAVYRRLSV
- a CDS encoding SDR family oxidoreductase is translated as MQRIAIFGATSAIAGHCARLWAARGDHLALVGRNPDKLAALAADLRVRAAPGQTIHTFQADLDRIDDHEALLNRIEATLGPLDVILVAHGTLPDQQRCQNSVTETLNAIHTNALSPVSLLTLAANRFEARGRGTLAAIASVAGDRGRQSNYVYGCAKGMLDLFLQGLRNRLAKKGVAVVTIKPGFVDTPMTAAFPKGPLWAKPETIARGIVQAIDRRRDEVYLPWFWYWIMGVLRHIPERLFKRLSL